The Saccharomyces cerevisiae S288C chromosome VII, complete sequence genome includes a region encoding these proteins:
- the YHB1 gene encoding flavohemoglobin (Nitric oxide oxidoreductase; flavohemoglobin that plays role in oxidative and nitrosative stress responses; protects against nitration of cellular targets and against cell growth inhibition under aerobic or anaerobic conditions; yeast flavohemoglobin Yhb1p and human homolog neuroglobin NGB protect cells against alpha-synuclein cytotoxicity and aggregate formation; protein increases in abundance, relocalizes from nucleus to cytoplasmic foci upon DNA replication stress) codes for MLAEKTRSIIKATVPVLEQQGTVITRTFYKNMLTEHTELLNIFNRTNQKVGAQPNALATTVLAAAKNIDDLSVLMDHVKQIGHKHRALQIKPEHYPIVGEYLLKAIKEVLGDAATPEIINAWGEAYQAIADIFITVEKKMYEEALWPGWKPFDITAKEYVASDIVEFTVKPKFGSGIELESLPITPGQYITVNTHPIRQENQYDALRHYSLCSASTKNGLRFAVKMEAARENFPAGLVSEYLHKDAKVGDEIKLSAPAGDFAINKELIHQNEVPLVLLSSGVGVTPLLAMLEEQVKCNPNRPIYWIQSSYDEKTQAFKKHVDELLAECANVDKIIVHTDTEPLINAAFLKEKSPAHADVYTCGSLAFMQAMIGHLKELEHRDDMIHYEPFGPKMSTVQV; via the coding sequence ATGCTAGCCGAAAAAACCCGTTCCATAATCAAAGCAACCGTTCCTGTTTTGGAACAGCAGGGCACTGTCATCACGCGTACATTCTACAAAAATATGCTTACTGAACACACCGAATTacttaatatttttaacaGAACTAATCAAAAGGTTGGCGCACAACCAAATGCCTTGGCCACTACTGTTTTGGCAGCGGCTAAGAACATTGACGATTTGTCTGTGCTTATGGACCATGTCAAGCAAATTGGCCACAAGCATCGTGCCTTGCAAATTAAACCTGAGCATTATCCAATCGTTGGTGAGTACTTGTTAAAAGCAATCAAGGAAGTTTTAGGCGATGCTGCGACTCCAGAGATAATTAATGCATGGGGCGAGGCTTACCAAGCAATTGCTGACATCTTCATCactgttgaaaaaaaaatgtacgAAGAAGCTTTATGGCCAGGTTGGAAACCATTTGACATTACTGCCAAAGAGTACGTTGCTTCAGATATTGTTGAATTTACTGTTAAGCCAAAGTTCGGTTCTGGTATTGAATTGGAAAGCTTGCCAATCACTCCAGGTCAGTATATTACGGTAAACACTCACCCAATTAGACAGGAAAACCAATACGACGCTTTAAGACACTACTCTCTTTGTTCTGCTTCAACTAAAAATGGTTTACGATTTGCAGTAAAGATGGAAGCTGccagagaaaattttcctGCAGGATTAGTCTCTGAATATTTACACAAGGACGCTAAAGTTGGTGATGAAATTAAGCTTAGTGCTCCGGCTGGTGATTTCGCAATAAATAAAGAGTTGATACACCAAAACGAAGTTCCATTGGTGTTACTATCGTCTGGTGTTGGTGTTACACCACTTTTAGCTATGTTAGAAGAACAAGTCAAATGCAACCCAAATAGGCCAATTTACTGGATTCAATCTTCCTATGATGAAAAGACTCAAGCATTCAAAAAACATGTAGATGAACTATTAGCTGAATGTGCGAATGTCGACAAAATAATTGTTCATACTGATACTGAACCACTGATTAATGCTGCATTCTTGAAGGAAAAGTCACCTGCGCATGCCGATGTCTACACTTGCGGCTCTTTAGCTTTTATGCAAGCTATGATTGGTCATCTAAAAGAACTAGAGCATCGTGATGATATGATTCACTATGAACCATTTGGTCCAAAGATGTCAACCGTGCAAGTTTAG
- the KEL2 gene encoding Kel2p (Protein that negatively regulates mitotic exit; forms a complex with Kel1p and Bud14p that regulates Bnr1p (formin) to affect actin cable assembly, cytokinesis, and polarized growth; functions in a complex with Kel1p, interacts with Tem1p and Lte1p; localizes to regions of polarized growth; potential Cdc28p substrate) yields MVPFKLTNKVPTDTGPSLISAQSVPRPIVFMDNRNNTRIVTPTLPPNQHRGISGASTALPWSPESKNTGKYIWNRVKLKNSPFPRYRHSSSFIVTNDNRIFVTGGLHDQSVYGDVWQIAANADGTSFTSKRIDIDQNTPPPRVGHASTICGNAYVVFGGDTHKLNKNGLLDDDLYLFNINSYKWTIPQPIGRRPLGRYGHKISIIASNPMQTKLYLFGGQVDETYFNDLVVFDLSSFRRPNSHWEFLEPVGDLPPPLTNHTMVAYDNKLWVFGGETPKTISNDTYRYDPAQSEWSKVKTTGEKPPPIQEHASVVYKHLMCVLGGKDTHNAYSNDVYFLNLLSLKWYKLPRMKEGIPQERSGHSLTLMKNEKLLIMGGDKTDYASPNIHDLQTSETDQGEGTLLYTLDLSSLNELCPGIMCESLHAGESFSNSLSGGFTPSKSTESENQEIINILTPRLPDSKVLSYNDIDEGAGSYSSALDDKAFERKSDREEKKPQSSKVDSSINKESPGTGIKVSKKNFPVLRGLTVDSEEYGSSSYKDTSCQKGIPKNLFDDLNLNLQTLRLEAQQKELETARHISQLEKEVQRLMVIKEASKDSNFQTARLKNLEIQKTFLESRINDLKNLLMVKLSQASKLCDQITIQNNGLKTCSEHVTIKRDIIDLENKCDVLKRQNEILVNNMQKITPELHTYLNESSCYLGKLLKSYPTSARPPSSEKDNQIYEKDSLNKIEKVINEMHETVRAKEKLHLETQKLNDERDSLRANLLDNNNKLDALRKLSDGSSKSMDLTKKAIHLSQSELEKYRKNNDDLQKEIDRIKTEQAEQDDKQEQRGAITHGNFDAFHRMKINNLKAELYMSKENRDSLKDELLALKKKLYTLEQKK; encoded by the coding sequence ATGGTACCTTTCAAGCTGACAAATAAGGTACCTACGGACACGGGACCTTCTCTGATTTCAGCGCAAAGTGTACCCAGACCAATAGTTTTTATGGATAATCGAAACAATACGCGAATAGTAACACCTACGCTACCTCCAAACCAGCATAGAGGCATATCAGGCGCGTCGACTGCTCTTCCCTGGTCTCCAGAGAGTAAGAATACAGGGAAGTATATTTGGAATAGGGTCAAACTAAAAAACTCTCCGTTTCCCCGTTATCGACACTCTTCCTCATTTATTGTTACGAATGATAACAGGATTTTTGTGACCGGTGGACTTCACGATCAATCGGTATATGGGGATGTCTGGCAAATAGCCGCTAACGCGGATGGTACGAGCTTTACTTCCAAGAGAATCGATATTGATCAAAATACACCTCCCCCAAGAGTGGGACATGCCTCTACTATATGCGGTAATGCCTATGTTGTGTTTGGTGGCGACACACACAAGCTGAATAAGAACGGACTGTTGGATGATGATCTTtatcttttcaatattaatTCTTATAAGTGGACCATACCACAACCTATCGGCCGTAGGCCGTTGGGCAGGTACGGCCATAAAATTTCTATAATTGCTAGCAACCCTATGCAAACTAAACTATATCTTTTTGGCGGACAAGTAGATGAAACTTATTTTAACGATCTGGTCGTCTTTGATTTATCATCATTCCGTAGGCCGAATTCTCATTGGGAATTTTTAGAGCCTGTCGGCGACCTGCCTCCTCCTTTAACAAATCATACAATGGTGGCATATGACAACAAATTATGGGTATTCGGCGGGGAAACTCCCAAGACAATAAGCAATGATACATACCGCTACGATCCAGCACAAAGTGAGTGGTCTAAAGTTAAAACCACAGGAGAAAAGCCTCCGCCAATACAAGAGCATGCTAGTGTGGTGTATAAACATTTAATGTGTGTGTTAGGCGGTAAGGATACCCATAACGCATATTCCAACGATGTCTATTTTTTAAACTTATTATCGCTAAAATGGTATAAGCTTCCCCGTATGAAGGAGGGCATACCTCAAGAACGCTCTGGACATTCTTTAACCTTAATGAAGAATGAGAAGCTTCTTATCATGGGTGGCGACAAAACTGACTATGCCAGCCCAAATATTCACGATCTACAAACTTCAGAAACTGACCAAGGCGAAGGAACTTTACTGTATACCTTAGATTTATCATCTTTGAATGAGCTATGCCCAGGAATAATGTGTGAATCACTACATGCAGGAGAAAGTTTTTCTAATAGTCTTTCCGGGGGCTTTACACCCTCTAAGTCTACCGAAAGTGAAAATCAAGAGATAATAAACATTCTTACACCAAGATTGCCTGATAGCAAAGTTTTGAGTTAtaatgatattgatgaaggGGCTGGAAGTTACTCCAGCGCTTTGGATGATAAGGCATTTGAACGAAAATCAGATAGggaggaaaagaaaccCCAATCTTCCAAAGTTGATTCAAGCATCAATAAGGAAAGTCCGGGAACTGGTATCAAagtatctaaaaaaaatttccctGTTCTACGAGGACTAACAGTGGATTCAGAAGAGTATGGCTCTTCTTCATATAAGGACACATCATGTCAAAAAGGAATTCCcaaaaatctttttgatgatttaaACCTGAACCTACAAACATTACGTCTCGAAGCTCAACAAAAGGAACTTGAAACTGCTAGACATATTTCACAATTAGAAAAGGAAGTCCAGAGACTCATGGTAATAAAAGAAGCttcaaaagattcaaattttcaaacAGCACGGCTTAAAAATCTAGAAATTCAGAAAACCTTTTTAGAATCTAGAATTaatgatttaaaaaatttattgatgGTCAAATTATCTCAGGCAAGTAAACTCTGTGACCAAATTACGATTCAAAATAATGGACTTAAAACATGCTCCGAACATGTCACTATTAAAAGGGATATCATCGATCTTGAGAATAAATGTGATGTTTTGAAGCGCCAGAACGAAATACTTGTAAATAATATGCAAAAAATAACCCCCGAACTTCATACCTATTTGAACGAATCGTCCTGCTATCTGGGtaaattattaaaaagcTATCCTACCAGTGCACGGCCACCTTCAAGTGAGAAAGATAATCAAATATATGAGAAAGATTCGCTGaacaaaatagaaaaagtaataaatGAAATGCACGAAACCGTGCGTGCTAAAGAGAAATTGCACCTTGAAACTCAGAAGCTTAATGATGAAAGAGATTCTTTGCGGGCTAATTTACTCGACAATAACAACAAGTTGGATGCGCTAAGAAAACTCTCTGATGGAAGCTCGAAGTCTATGGACCTAACAAAGAAGGCTATTCACCTATCACAATCCGAGCTCGAAAAATATCGTAAAAACAACGACGATTTACAGAAGGAGATTGATAGAATTAAAACTGAACAAGCTGAACAGGATGACAAGCAGGAACAGCGTGGCGCCATCACTCATGGAAATTTTGATGCGTTCCACAGAATGAAAATCAACAATCTGAAAGCGGAACTGTATATGtcgaaagaaaatagagaTTCCCTCAAGGACGAACTGCTagctttaaaaaaaaaactatatACTCtcgaacaaaaaaaatag
- a CDS encoding uncharacterized protein (hypothetical protein; green fluorescent protein (GFP)-fusion protein localizes to the cytoplasm): MSSAKTFTKHISFDDLAPSLIDDQATIIKNDSHHVGLNNHFLHIPPQFNPVYKNTLTGSHGSNDLATDESLDSPEDEEASSPLQLGTPTSTTSGVPHFYTQVFSPAAHDPSKSYLRSPSVERSRSESPMFRSRRRTSVRLPPPPKVSVLKKSRKAADEQGPIDDIDIGDLDFELERKMTKMTERNTQKNSGSRKGYTQAAFANLNEVEDRIETKSMVDLSESENMESSKKRSKSFAGMTDEELAKLEEFYISKGRSNKTKIDQFDFGEQVPVYLNTTESKTDSSNVTDPLAAIYPSRPTIVHNAISMTIDHPDYENYISNTKEKLNCKDKDDDVDLRVVSCYISGRRYTWSSVDWYVENLTRNGDHLVIITTIPEFEAKIDTLAYKEKRRHRLERMTSNTSESMTTASHSLIGPDLSSPLSTGIRIEAIHNEAKQTCSDILNYYARRLATKIVRISIEMVKENSTRSAIISATSLYRPSLQVISTVSANIQIKFRNGKVKLPFFLMKHFAMPAFVVPFEFIKPELLIKPRVDKDEQDNSDDLKTEVRKKERLQWLSALIRRTLENPFTKHKVVDSDDEESDSDESVTSVNEYFPISPEKKEEMEFFDKMGYVRPKPSRQVLLDDNTLMKYDSSGRKLTPIESRNSRRSSKRSSRIQFNNNGIYKVKSMVDDIYNHETASTPHIKTALKWDNEDPKMKFTSHPMRKTKSAGLSPRTSSTSSSSGQRKAHHHHHHHNHVSRTKTTESTKSGNSKKDSSSSSTNDHQFKRSEKKKKSKFGSIFKKVFG; the protein is encoded by the coding sequence ATGTCATCTGCAAAGACATTTACTAAGCATATCTCGTTTGATGATCTGGCACCTTCCTTAATTGATGACCAAGCTAccattattaaaaatgacAGTCACCATGTTGGCTTGAATAATCATTTTTTACATATACCTCCACAATTTAATCCTGTTTACAAAAATACTTTGACCGGTAGCCATGGCTCTAATGACCTTGCCACTGACGAAAGCTTGGACTCACCCGAAGACGAAGAAGCTTCTTCGCCACTACAACTAGGAACTCCAACGTCTACAACATCTGGAGTTCCTCACTTCTATACTCAGGTATTTTCTCCTGCAGCACATGATCCCTCCAAAAGCTATTTGAGATCGCCCAGCGTTGAAAGAAGTAGAAGTGAGTCTCCAATGTTCAGGTCAAGAAGAAGGACTTCAGTGAGGTTGCCTCCCCCTCCAAAAGTATCCGTGCTAAAAAAATCTCGAAAAGCTGCTGATGAACAGGGCCCTATTGATGATATTGATATTGGTGATTTGGATTTTGAgctggaaagaaaaatgaccAAAATGACCGAAAGAAACactcaaaaaaattctggATCAAGGAAAGGCTATACGCAAGCTGCATTTGCCAATCTTAATGAAGTTGAAGATAGAATTGAGACCAAGTCAATGGTAGATTTATCCGAAAGCGAAAATATGGAGAGCTCAAAGAAAAGGTCCAAGTCGTTTGCCGGGATGACAGACGAAGAATTAGCCAAATTAGAGGAATTTTATATAAGTAAAGGAAGATCGAACAAGACTAAAATAGATCaatttgattttggtgAGCAAGTTCCAGTCTATTTGAACACAACAGAGTCAAAAACGGATTCAAGCAACGTGACGGACCCTTTAGCAGCAATTTATCCATCAAGGCCTACAATTGTTCACAATGCAATTTCAATGACAATTGATCATCCAGACTATGAAAATTATATTTCCaatacaaaagaaaagctcaATTGCAAAGACAAAGATGACGATGTAGATTTAAGAGTTGTTTCGTGTTATATATCAGGTAGGAGATATACTTGGTCATCTGTGGACTGGtatgttgaaaatttgaCAAGAAATGGTGATCATTTAGTCATAATTACTACAATTCCTGAGTTTGAAGCAAAGATTGATACTCTAGCATATAAGGAGAAAAGAAGGCACCGCTTAGAAAGGATGACTAGCAATACTAGTGAAAGCATGACTACCGCGTCACATAGCCTTATAGGCCCGGATCTCTCTAGTCCTTTATCAACGGGAATAAGAATAGAAGCTATTCATAATGAGGCTAAGCAAACTTGTAGCGATATTTTAAATTACTACGCGAGAAGATTGGCAACTAAAATAGTTAGGATTAGTATTGAGatggtaaaagaaaattcaacaAGATCAGCCATAATATCTGCGACCTCTCTGTATAGGCCAAGTTTGCAAGTAATCAGCACCGTTAGTGCCAACATTCAAATCAAGTTtagaaatggaaaagtGAAActaccattttttttaatgaaacaCTTTGCAATGCCAGCATTTGTTGTCCCATTCGAATTCATCAAGCCTGAGCTTTTAATAAAACCTAGAGTGGATAAAGATGAACAGGACAACAGcgatgatttgaaaacgGAAGtgagaaaaaaggaacGATTGCAATGGCTAAGTGCATTAATCAGGAGAACTTTGGAAAACCCTTTCACAAAACATAAAGTGGTTGATTcggatgatgaagaaagcGATAGTGATGAGTCAGTAACCTCTGTAAATGAGTACTTCCCAATCTCacctgaaaaaaaggaagaaatggAATTCTTCGATAAGATGGGATATGTTAGACCAAAACCGTCGAGACAAGTACTATTGGATGATAACACTCTTATGAAGTACGACAGTTCTGGCCGAAAGCTAACTCCTATAGAATCGAGAAATTCGAGGCGCAGCTCAAAGCGGAGTTCAAGAATACAATTCAACAATAACGGCATTTATAAAGTAAAGTCCATGGTTGATGACATTTACAACCACGAAACTGCCTCTACGCCTCATATCAAGACAGCACTAAAATGGGACAATGAGGATCCGAAAATGAAGTTCACTTCACATCCAAtgagaaaaacaaaatccGCAGGGCTATCACCCAGAACATCCTCcacttcatcttcttcaggACAGAGAAAAGCGCATCACCACCACCATCACCACAACCACGTTTCAAGGACGAAAACTACCGAAAGCACCAAATCAGGCAACAGCAAAAAGGACAGTTCCTCATCCTCAACAAACGACCATCAATTTAAAAGGtctgaaaagaagaaaaaaagtaaatttGGCTCgatcttcaaaaaagttttcGGATGA
- the PEX21 gene encoding Pex21p (Peroxin required for peroxisomal matrix protein targeting; acts on proteins containing the PTS2 targeting sequence; interacts with Pex7p; constitutively expressed; partially redundant with Pex18p; required for import of the Gpd1p-Pnc1p heterodimer in which only Gpd1p has a peroxisomal targeting signal; relative distribution to cytoplasmic foci increases upon DNA replication stress), whose product MPSVCHTSPIEKIIQQGHRIQNDSLIPSKRTKLAHTELTAHYATEDSHVEKHFLHNGSNFDGIDNVRYQNQPSPLTFITPNNTVDSSDWVPQFSSMKIDDSLEFSSEYKRLYSNYESQQRLNSSRQHLPFKNCMIRKTSCTYPPQKTLRQQRQGNRDNPTDAFQFDAEFQVLEREIQKERYEPITRRDEKWFDQDQSELQRIATDIVKCCTPPPSSASSSSTLSSSVESKLSESKFIQLMRNISSGDVTLKKNADGNSASELFSSNNGELVGNRHIFVKDEIHKDILD is encoded by the coding sequence ATGCCCAGTGTCTGCCATACAAGCCCGATAGAAAAGATTATCCAACAAGGGCATCGCATACAGAATGATTCCTTAATACCGTCAAAACGCACCAAGCTGGCCCATACGGAATTAACAGCACACTATGCCACTGAAGACTCGCATGTGGAAAAACACTTTTTGCATAATGGTAGTAATTTTGACGGCATTGACAATGTAAGGTATCAAAATCAACCCTCTCCATTAACCTTCATTACTCCAAACAACACTGTAGATTCCAGTGATTGGGTTCCGCAGTTCTCGTCTATGAAGATTGACGATTCACTAGAGTTTAGCTCAGAATATAAAAGGTTGTATTCCAATTACGAGTCACAGCAGCGCCTGAATTCAAGCAGACAACACTTACCTTTTAAGAATTGTATGATAAGGAAGACAAGTTGCACTTACCCACCTCAAAAGACGCTTCGACAGCAACGCCAAGGAAACCGGGACAACCCAACGGATGCGTTTCAATTCGACGCGGAGTTCCAAGTTTTGGAGagagaaattcaaaaagagCGGTACGAGCCCATAACACGTCGGGACGAGAAATGGTTCGACCAAGATCAGTCGGAACTGCAAAGGATTGCCACAGATATAGTAAAATGCTGTACTCCACCGCCTTCGTCTGCATCCTCCTCTTCTACTCTTTCCTCCTCTGTCGAATCAAAACTATCTGAGTCGAAGTTTATTCAGTTAATGAGAAACATTAGTAGCGGTGACGTgactttaaagaaaaatgcaGATGGAAATTCCGCAAGCGAGTTATTCTCATCCAACAACGGGGAACTGGTCGGAAACAGGCACATTTTCGTCAAGGACGAAATTCACAAAGACATACTTGATTGA
- the MIC26 gene encoding Mic26p (Component of the MICOS complex; MICOS (formerly MINOS or MitOS) is a mitochondrial inner membrane complex that extends into the intermembrane space and has a role in the maintenance of crista junctions, inner membrane architecture, and formation of contact sites to the outer membrane; negative regulator of Mic10p oligomerization; Mic26p is a non-essential component of the complex; orthologous to human APOO and APOOL), with product MTKDFYRQLDPVEEKIVPPENAIVISSEAKEATVNEKEAKQGVLSQRVMKYIGENELVDGISVRDPDYLKRFFNERRKQFSAKWDKVTNKIDDIAGRYYAREESFTSTIASLHTDPNERLIPGLLSILVASMTGSVLARRRTWLLRATMPIILGSCCFAYAMPTTFRNTMGLIHNLEMNTFPHFTERQDRVWKETKRLSTASVQYYYDAKKWLNKDVEKTGNAIKNWTGVNVK from the coding sequence ATGACAAAAGATTTTTACCGTCAGCTAGATCCCGTTGAGGAGAAGATTGTTCCACCAGAAAACGCTATAGTAATTTCTTCGGAGGCCAAAGAGGCTACTGTTAATGAGAAGGAAGCCAAGCAAGGTGTTCTTTCGCAAAGGGTTATGAAATATATTGGAGAAAATGAGCTGGTAGACGGTATTTCAGTACGTGATCCTGACTACTTGAAGAGGTTTTTCAacgaaagaagaaaacaattttCCGCTAAATGGGACAAGGTGACAAATAAAATAGATGATATCGCAGGCAGATATTATGCCCGTGAAGAGAGCTTTACATCAACAATTGCTAGTTTACATACCGATCCAAACGAGCGCCTAATACCGGGGTTGTTGTCCATTTTGGTTGCTTCCATGACAGGTTCCGTTTTggcaagaagaagaacatgGCTTCTTCGTGCAACCATGCCCATTATACTGGGGTCTTGTTGTTTTGCGTATGCAATGCCAACAACCTTCAGGAACACCATGGGTCTCATCCATAATCTAGAAATGAACACCTTTCCACACTTTACCGAAAGACAAGATCGTGTTTGGAAAGAAACAAAGAGATTAAGTACCGCGTCTGTGCAATACTACTATGATGCCAAAAAATGGTTGAACAAAGATGTAGAAAAAACAGGGAATGCAATCAAAAATTGGACTGGCGTTAACGTGAAGTGA
- the SPG1 gene encoding Spg1p (Protein required for high temperature survival during stationary phase; not required for growth on nonfermentable carbon sources; the authentic, non-tagged protein is detected in highly purified mitochondria in high-throughput studies): MKLDSGIYSEAQRVVRTPKFRYIMLGLVGAAVVPTAYMRRGYTVPAHSLDNINGVDTTKASVMGTEQRAAMTKGKSLQEMMDDDEVTYLMFSSIM; this comes from the coding sequence ATGAAGTTAGATTCAGGAATATACTCAGAGGCACAAAGAGTTGTGAGAACTCCAAAGTTTAGATATATTATGTTAGGGCTGGTGGGCGCTGCTGTGGTACCGACCGCATACATGAGGAGAGGCTATACGGTTCCTGCACATAGCTTAGACAACATCAACGGCGTAGACACAACTAAGGCGTCTGTTATGGGTACAGAACAGAGAGCAGCTATGACGAAGGGTAAGAGTTTACAAGAGATGatggatgatgatgaagtaACGTATTTGATGTTCTCTTCAATCATGTAA